Proteins from a genomic interval of Lycium ferocissimum isolate CSIRO_LF1 chromosome 2, AGI_CSIRO_Lferr_CH_V1, whole genome shotgun sequence:
- the LOC132032289 gene encoding probable xyloglucan galactosyltransferase GT17 translates to MWRKNHHKIITKEKDEEYGLGKKQITSLKDIQLHLKVLVLFATSFMIWFLFLLGFSPKRISNPIQECKENFSVYIYNLPSKYNFDLLRDCSSLNIYTDMCPHVTNNGLGKPLPEMGSSWFTTHQLIAELIIHARIQNHPCRTKDADKSTLFYVPFYGGLHASSKFREPNYTVRDALAVEFVEYIQEQKWWKKNNGRDHFMAFGRTAWDFMRTDEVPDFGANKLLNMSPVQNMSVLLVERHPWEGHNQYGIPYPSYFHPSTSSEMLEWQNNMSYMDRIHLFSFVGAPRTGKKKVVARDRVIKQCEESRKCLILKCGHGPSECHKPKEVLKVMMRSNFCLQVLGDSYTRRSTFDSMLAGCIPVFFSNHTAYSQYQWFLPSDPTTYSVYIDLERNHSIRIEEELLKIPMEEVERMRRTVIELIPRLTYAHPNSTSYGFRDAVDVSLKALSDHVSSLLKAS, encoded by the exons ATGTGGAGAAAAAATCATCACAAAATTATTacaaaagagaaagatgaagaatacGGATTAGGAAAGAAACAAATTACCTCTCTGAAAGATATTCAACTCCATTTGAAAGTCCTTGTACTTTTTGCAACTTCCTTCATGATTTGGTTTCTTTTCCTCCTAGGTTTTTCACCCAAAAGAATATCAAATCCCATCCAAGAATGCAAAGAAAATTTCTCTGTCTACATTTACAACTTGCCTTCCAAGTACAATTTTGATCTGTTGAGAGATTGTAGTAGTTTGAATATCTACACAGATATGTGCCCTCATGTTACAAATAATGGCCTAGGAAAACCACTCCCTGAAATGGGCTCTAGTTGGTTTACCACTCATCAACTTATCGCCGAATTGATAATTCATGCTCGAATCCAGAACCATCCCTGTCGTACAAAGGATGCAGATAAATCAACTCTGTTTTATGTTCCTTTCTACGGGGGCCTCCATGCCTCGAGCAAGTTCCGCGAGCCAAATTACACCGTCCGTGATGCGTTGGCTGTGGAATTTGTGGAGTATATACAAGAGCAGAAGTGGTGGAAGAAAAATAATG GTAGAGACCATTTCATGGCTTTTGGACGAACTGCTTGGGATTTCATGAGGACTGATGAAGTTCCTGATTTCGGTGCTAACAAGTTATTGAACATGTCCCCCGTGCAGAATATGTCGGTACTTTTGGTGGAAAGACATCCTTGGGAAGGCCATAATCAATATGGAATTCCTTACCCATCCTATTTCCATCCATCAACATCGTCTGAGATGCTTGAATGGCAAAATAATATGAGTTATATGGATAGgattcatttgttttcatttgttGGGGCTCCACGAACAGGAAAGAAAAAAGTTGTCGCGAGAGACAGAGTGATAAAACAGTGCGAGGAGTCAAGGAAATGTTTGATCTTAAAATGTGGACATGGACCAAGTGAGTGTCATAAACCGAAAGAAGTTCTTAAAGTGATGATGAGATCCAATTTTTGCTTGCAAGTGTTAGGTGATTCCTACACTCGACGTTCTACCTTTGATTCCATGCTCGCTGGATGTATCCCCGTGTTCTTCTCAAATCACACGGCGTATTCACAATACCAATGGTTTTTACCTTCTGATCCTACTACATATTCCGTTTACATTGATTTAGAACGAAACCATAGCATAAGAATTGAGGAGGAGCTTCTCAAAATTCCAATGGAGGAAGTAGAAAGAATGAGACGGACTGTCATAGAATTAATCCCAAGATTAACATATGCACACCCTAATTCTACTTCATACGGATTTAGGGATGCTGTTGATGTTTCCCTTAAAGCACTGTCCGATCACGTTAGCTCATTGTTAAAAGCTAGCTAG